The Pirellulales bacterium genome has a segment encoding these proteins:
- a CDS encoding DUF4159 domain-containing protein, whose amino-acid sequence MRTAYLARSCLRLRVALVLGLVFGAWGTVRGEIDPQQAREAIDRAVSYLKREQAADGTWPDFAANEGGVTSLVTLALLNAGVSPDDPVIEKAVESLRPLPPKWTYATSLQTMVFCAAYPKRDAALILRNAQWLETIQIKQGGNRGSWSYPRAGGDNSNTQFAMLALFEAARAGVPVSASTWEMALNYWEQTQNANGSWGYQPGQPGTGSMTCAGIACVVMAESQLSEGDARLERGRIQCCGKQDNNQTIERALAWLGDSFSVHTNPGRGDAWLFYYLYGVERVGRMTAQRFIGEHDWYREGADMLVRQQDKLSGFWVGAGHGENNPHIGTSLALLFMAKGRRPILLSKLRHNGDDWQRHRRDAANLTSYVEARWERELSWQVIEPSAATVDDLLQSPVLILVGSEAPSFTDAEIKNLRSYIDQGGFLFAIACCAEGDFDAGFRELVKKIFPEADYELKLLPPDHPVWHAEQPIKANELHPLYGVNVGCRTSVVYSPDDISCLWEVARPVSNQKLDESARQQVLGGLAIGINVLAYATNREVKYKYEIPAVVNGEAEEDKFERAKLHVAKLRHTGGWDSAPRALINLQDALHRETGLRVSTDRKNVSLADDKIFQYPIVYMHGRNSFQLGAAERERLKQYVERGGVLLADSICASPQFTESFRQEMTAIFSGKKLEAVPGDHAMFTDRFGGFDIRSVKRRDPQRGGGERMEAQVREVPPAIEGIVVGTGYGVLFSPYDLSCALERHESLDCQGYVREDAAKIAINLILFALHE is encoded by the coding sequence ATGCGTACCGCATACCTGGCCAGAAGCTGCCTGCGGCTGCGCGTTGCCTTGGTGCTTGGATTGGTGTTTGGCGCATGGGGAACGGTGCGGGGCGAGATTGATCCGCAGCAAGCGCGCGAGGCGATTGATCGCGCTGTGTCCTATCTGAAACGCGAACAGGCGGCCGACGGCACCTGGCCCGATTTCGCCGCGAACGAAGGGGGTGTAACTTCGCTGGTGACTTTGGCGTTGCTCAACGCGGGGGTTAGTCCGGACGACCCGGTCATTGAAAAGGCGGTCGAGTCGCTGCGGCCATTGCCTCCGAAATGGACGTACGCTACATCGCTGCAGACCATGGTGTTCTGCGCCGCGTATCCCAAGCGCGACGCCGCGCTCATCTTGCGCAATGCCCAATGGCTGGAAACAATCCAGATCAAGCAGGGGGGCAATCGTGGCTCCTGGTCGTATCCGCGCGCGGGGGGGGACAACTCGAACACGCAGTTCGCGATGCTGGCGTTGTTCGAAGCGGCGCGGGCAGGTGTGCCCGTGAGCGCATCGACCTGGGAGATGGCCCTCAATTATTGGGAACAGACTCAAAACGCCAATGGCTCGTGGGGCTATCAGCCAGGTCAACCAGGGACCGGCAGCATGACGTGCGCCGGAATCGCCTGCGTGGTGATGGCCGAATCGCAATTGTCCGAAGGAGACGCGCGGCTTGAACGTGGCAGGATTCAGTGCTGTGGCAAACAGGACAACAACCAGACCATCGAGCGAGCCTTGGCTTGGCTGGGAGACAGCTTTTCGGTCCATACCAATCCGGGGCGTGGCGACGCCTGGTTGTTCTATTACCTGTATGGCGTGGAGCGCGTGGGGCGGATGACCGCGCAGCGATTCATTGGCGAACACGACTGGTACCGAGAAGGGGCGGATATGTTGGTTCGCCAACAAGACAAGCTGTCGGGCTTTTGGGTAGGCGCAGGGCACGGCGAGAACAATCCGCATATCGGCACCAGCTTGGCGCTGTTGTTTATGGCCAAGGGGCGGCGGCCGATATTGCTGAGCAAGCTGCGCCACAATGGCGATGATTGGCAACGCCACCGCCGCGATGCGGCCAACCTGACCAGCTATGTCGAGGCACGCTGGGAACGCGAGTTGTCCTGGCAAGTCATTGAGCCATCAGCAGCCACGGTTGACGACCTGCTGCAATCGCCAGTGCTGATATTGGTCGGGAGCGAGGCGCCAAGTTTCACCGACGCGGAGATCAAGAATTTGCGGTCGTACATCGATCAAGGCGGGTTCTTGTTTGCCATTGCCTGCTGCGCCGAAGGAGACTTTGACGCTGGTTTTCGCGAATTGGTGAAAAAGATCTTTCCGGAGGCTGACTATGAGTTGAAGTTGCTGCCGCCCGACCACCCGGTGTGGCACGCCGAGCAGCCAATCAAGGCGAATGAATTGCATCCTTTGTATGGAGTGAATGTGGGCTGCCGAACCAGCGTGGTCTACAGTCCGGACGACATTAGCTGTTTGTGGGAGGTCGCGCGGCCGGTGTCGAATCAGAAGCTCGACGAATCGGCGCGGCAGCAAGTGCTGGGCGGCTTGGCGATTGGCATCAACGTGTTGGCATACGCCACCAATCGCGAAGTGAAATACAAGTACGAAATTCCGGCGGTTGTGAATGGCGAGGCGGAGGAAGACAAGTTCGAGCGAGCCAAGTTGCACGTCGCCAAATTGCGACACACGGGGGGGTGGGACTCGGCGCCACGGGCCCTAATCAACTTGCAGGACGCTTTGCACCGCGAGACGGGGCTGCGCGTCAGCACCGATCGAAAGAACGTCTCGCTGGCCGACGACAAGATTTTTCAGTATCCGATCGTCTATATGCACGGCCGCAACAGCTTTCAGCTTGGCGCTGCGGAACGAGAGCGTTTGAAGCAATACGTGGAACGTGGCGGAGTGCTCTTGGCCGACAGCATTTGCGCCAGCCCGCAGTTTACGGAATCGTTTCGGCAGGAGATGACGGCGATTTTCAGCGGCAAGAAGCTGGAGGCGGTGCCGGGCGATCACGCGATGTTCACCGATCGCTTTGGAGGCTTCGACATTCGCTCGGTCAAGCGGCGCGATCCGCAGCGGGGTGGCGGCGAGCGGATGGAGGCGCAGGTACGCGAAGTTCCGCCGGCGATCGAGGGAATCGTGGTTGGGACGGGTTACGGCGTGCTGTTCTCGCCGTATGATTTGAGCTGCGCCCTGGAACGACATGAGTCGCTTGATTGCCAGGGGTATGTCCGCGAGGACGCGGCCAAGATTGCCATTAACCTGATCCTTTTCGCGCTCCATGAATAG
- a CDS encoding MoxR family ATPase: MQEELHKVIVGQDDVLEQIFAAIFTRGHCLLVGVPGLAKTLMVSTLARILDINFKRIQFTPDLMPSDITGTNVLEEDDQGRRNFRFVEGPIFTNILLADEINRTPPKTQAALLQAMQEREVTVGKTTYALPEPFFTIATQNPIEQEGTYPLPEAQLDRFMFNVKVDYPTADEEERILAATTRSEKPEVRKVLSGRAILNLQKLVGSVAVSEYIVKYAARLVRATRPADPSAPQFVKELVDWGAGPRAGQFLIQGGKAIAAMDGRFSVAIDDVRKIAVPVLRHRISTNFQAQAQGMTPDSVVQRLVQEVPAPEITKFER, encoded by the coding sequence ATGCAGGAAGAACTGCACAAGGTGATCGTGGGGCAAGACGACGTGCTGGAGCAGATCTTTGCCGCCATCTTCACCCGCGGACACTGTCTATTGGTTGGGGTGCCCGGGCTGGCCAAGACCTTGATGGTGAGCACCCTTGCCAGAATCCTAGACATCAATTTCAAGCGAATCCAGTTCACCCCCGACCTGATGCCTTCCGACATCACCGGCACCAATGTGCTGGAAGAAGACGATCAGGGTCGCCGCAATTTTCGCTTTGTCGAAGGACCGATTTTCACCAATATCCTGCTGGCCGACGAAATCAACCGCACGCCCCCCAAGACTCAGGCGGCGTTGCTCCAGGCCATGCAAGAACGCGAGGTGACGGTCGGCAAAACGACCTACGCGTTACCGGAGCCTTTCTTCACCATCGCCACCCAAAACCCGATCGAACAAGAAGGCACCTATCCGCTGCCCGAGGCCCAGCTCGACCGCTTTATGTTCAACGTCAAGGTCGACTACCCCACCGCCGACGAGGAAGAACGCATTCTGGCCGCCACGACCCGTAGCGAAAAGCCAGAAGTTCGCAAAGTTTTGTCGGGCCGAGCCATCTTGAACCTGCAAAAGCTTGTCGGCTCGGTGGCCGTCAGCGAGTACATCGTGAAATACGCCGCCCGGCTCGTCAGAGCGACCCGCCCGGCCGACCCCTCGGCCCCGCAGTTTGTCAAAGAACTGGTCGATTGGGGGGCCGGCCCGCGAGCTGGACAGTTTTTAATTCAAGGTGGCAAGGCCATCGCCGCCATGGATGGCCGCTTTTCCGTGGCGATCGACGATGTCCGCAAAATCGCCGTCCCCGTGCTGCGGCACCGCATCAGCACCAATTTTCAGGCCCAAGCCCAAGGCATGACTCCCGATTCGGTTGTCCAGCGGCTGGTGCAGGAGGTTCCGGCGCCGGAAATCACCAAGTTCGAGCGGTAA
- a CDS encoding DUF58 domain-containing protein — protein sequence MTTAEQYLRPEVIRQIARLDLRAQFIVKGFLQGLHASPFHGFSVEFSEHRKYAAGDDPKDIDWLVYAKTDKYYVKKFEAETNISGYLVMDLSRSMGYTYRQELTKFEYSICLAAALCYLMIHQQDPVGLIAFDEELRHSLKPASKRAQLGNILSLLSQLQPTGSTNVAHSLTQVAAMLRHRSLVMIFSDLLADPEPIFGALRQLRHRGHDVILFHVLDEAEVHFPFDGLVELEEPESHDKVCIDATGFKHDYLAEVDAFRQQYKQECFQRGIDYVPLDTSMQFDRALTEYLVNRKSRG from the coding sequence ATGACCACCGCTGAACAATACCTGCGACCCGAGGTCATCCGCCAGATTGCGCGCCTCGATCTGCGCGCTCAGTTCATCGTCAAAGGCTTCTTGCAAGGCCTGCACGCCAGCCCCTTCCATGGCTTTTCGGTCGAATTCAGCGAACACCGCAAATACGCCGCCGGAGACGATCCCAAAGACATCGATTGGCTCGTTTACGCCAAGACCGACAAGTACTACGTCAAGAAATTCGAGGCCGAAACCAACATCAGCGGCTATCTGGTGATGGACCTCAGCCGTTCGATGGGCTACACGTACCGGCAGGAACTCACCAAGTTCGAGTATTCGATCTGTCTAGCCGCGGCGCTCTGCTACTTGATGATCCACCAGCAAGATCCGGTGGGACTCATCGCCTTTGACGAAGAACTGCGGCACAGCCTCAAACCCGCGTCCAAACGCGCCCAACTCGGCAACATCCTGTCGCTCTTGTCGCAGTTGCAACCCACCGGCTCGACCAATGTCGCACACAGCCTGACTCAGGTTGCCGCCATGTTGCGCCACCGCAGCCTGGTGATGATCTTTAGCGATCTATTGGCCGACCCCGAACCGATCTTTGGCGCGCTGCGACAATTGCGGCATCGCGGGCACGACGTCATCTTATTCCATGTGCTGGACGAAGCGGAGGTGCATTTTCCGTTTGACGGACTGGTGGAATTGGAAGAACCGGAATCGCACGACAAGGTTTGCATCGACGCTACCGGTTTCAAGCACGACTATCTGGCCGAGGTCGATGCGTTCCGCCAGCAGTATAAGCAGGAATGTTTTCAGCGCGGCATCGACTATGTGCCGCTCGATACCAGCATGCAGTTCGATCGCGCGCTGACAGAGTATCTTGTCAACCGGAAGTCGAGGGGCTGA
- a CDS encoding BatA domain-containing protein — MDFLHPALLGGAALAAVPLVLHLLMRQKPKRIEFPALRFIRLRKEANQRRMRIQHWLLLALRIAAICLLALALARPTMRAAGPVGGVQGPIAAALVFDTAPRMGYRSENQTRLEVAQQVAAEVLADVPNESQIAIVDSRGQPAAFQVDLGAARQRVVRLDLTPAPHSIVTGVTESLRLLGESQLPRKEIYVFSDLAAAGWHEDTRGALAKKLAARRDVAVYIVDVGVAKPNNVALGELRLSSQVASQNGGVTITTDVLERGPADSRTLSLELVNADGKSQKRSEITVDLVEGQAQRAEFTLAGLAPGTHQGQVRIQGSDGLPADDTRYFSLEVQPAWKVLIAASKPAALHGGYLSEALAPERFRKLGLARFQCRLVDTSELEGLELADYAAVFVLDPPALPVGVWQRLTDYAQTGGGVALFLGENAQPIDAFQQNAATLLPGKLGPMATGPTHLSLHGSDHPALAAFKPLRDQIPWDAFPIYHYWKWLELAEGAMPLAKYANQDLALIERPFGRGRIVALNTSISDRPDKKPTPWSRLLTGLRPWPFFMLSNELALYLAGAGDSQLNFIAGQPVRIHLRSEQHVSNYLLSTPTGEQIRGAAPAAEQAIVLSATESPGQYRIRAGGDDGLDLGFSVNLAANATSLDRVDPNELKQIFGDHDFQLARGAADMQRAVASGRIGRELYPWLIVLVAFCLGAEQVAANRFYRKE, encoded by the coding sequence ATGGATTTCCTCCATCCAGCCTTGCTCGGCGGCGCTGCGCTGGCGGCCGTGCCGCTGGTGCTTCATCTGTTGATGCGACAAAAGCCCAAACGCATCGAATTCCCGGCGCTGCGTTTCATTCGACTGCGAAAAGAGGCAAACCAGCGGCGCATGCGCATACAGCACTGGCTGTTATTGGCCCTGCGAATCGCGGCAATCTGCCTGTTGGCGCTCGCGCTCGCGCGCCCCACGATGCGCGCCGCTGGGCCGGTAGGCGGCGTGCAAGGTCCGATCGCCGCGGCGCTTGTCTTCGACACCGCCCCGCGCATGGGCTATCGCAGCGAGAACCAAACCCGTCTTGAGGTCGCTCAGCAAGTCGCCGCAGAGGTCTTGGCCGATGTGCCAAACGAGAGCCAAATTGCGATCGTCGATAGTCGCGGCCAGCCCGCGGCATTTCAGGTCGACCTGGGCGCCGCGCGGCAACGTGTCGTGCGGCTCGATCTGACGCCTGCGCCGCACAGTATCGTGACTGGCGTGACAGAATCGCTGCGACTGCTCGGAGAGTCGCAATTGCCGCGCAAAGAAATCTACGTCTTTAGCGACCTGGCTGCCGCCGGCTGGCACGAAGACACGCGCGGCGCGTTGGCGAAAAAATTGGCCGCGCGGCGCGATGTGGCGGTCTACATCGTCGATGTTGGAGTGGCCAAACCGAACAATGTGGCGCTGGGCGAACTGCGTTTGTCGTCGCAAGTTGCCTCGCAGAATGGCGGCGTGACCATTACCACCGATGTCCTCGAGCGCGGCCCTGCCGACAGCCGGACGCTGTCCCTGGAGTTAGTCAATGCCGATGGAAAGTCTCAAAAGCGCAGCGAGATCACCGTCGACCTTGTTGAGGGGCAAGCCCAGCGCGCGGAGTTTACGCTTGCCGGTTTGGCGCCAGGCACGCACCAAGGCCAAGTGAGAATTCAAGGTAGCGACGGCCTGCCTGCCGACGACACTCGCTATTTTTCGCTGGAAGTTCAACCAGCTTGGAAGGTGCTGATTGCCGCGAGCAAGCCAGCGGCGCTGCACGGTGGCTACCTCAGCGAGGCATTGGCTCCCGAGAGGTTCCGCAAGCTCGGACTGGCCCGCTTTCAATGTCGGCTTGTCGACACCAGTGAATTAGAAGGCCTGGAACTTGCCGACTACGCCGCGGTGTTCGTGCTGGACCCGCCGGCGCTGCCGGTCGGAGTTTGGCAACGCCTGACCGACTACGCGCAGACTGGGGGTGGAGTGGCCTTGTTCCTTGGCGAAAATGCGCAACCCATCGACGCGTTCCAACAGAACGCCGCTACGCTGTTGCCAGGTAAGTTGGGCCCCATGGCGACCGGGCCGACACACCTTTCGCTCCATGGCTCCGATCACCCGGCGCTGGCCGCATTCAAACCCCTGCGCGATCAAATCCCTTGGGACGCGTTTCCTATCTATCACTATTGGAAATGGTTGGAGTTGGCTGAAGGCGCCATGCCGCTCGCTAAGTACGCCAATCAGGATTTGGCGCTAATTGAGCGCCCGTTTGGCCGTGGACGCATCGTAGCGCTGAACACGTCGATCAGCGATCGTCCGGACAAAAAGCCCACGCCTTGGAGCCGCCTGCTCACAGGATTGCGCCCCTGGCCCTTCTTTATGCTCTCGAACGAATTGGCTCTTTATCTGGCAGGAGCCGGCGACAGCCAACTGAATTTCATCGCCGGCCAGCCAGTTCGCATTCATCTGCGTTCCGAACAACACGTCTCTAATTATCTGCTTTCCACGCCGACCGGTGAACAGATCCGAGGCGCCGCGCCCGCCGCCGAACAGGCCATCGTCCTCTCCGCGACGGAATCGCCTGGTCAATATCGGATTCGCGCCGGTGGCGACGACGGGCTCGATCTGGGATTCAGCGTCAATCTTGCCGCCAACGCCACTTCGCTCGATCGCGTGGATCCTAACGAGCTAAAGCAGATTTTCGGCGATCACGATTTCCAGCTCGCGCGCGGCGCGGCTGATATGCAACGCGCGGTCGCCAGCGGCCGCATTGGCCGAGAGCTCTATCCTTGGCTGATCGTGCTGGTCGCCTTTTGCCTGGGCGCCGAGCAAGTGGCCGCCAACCGCTTCTACCGAAAGGAGTAG
- a CDS encoding DUF1549 domain-containing protein, with translation MTMKNFRFHNCHWGGAVLGAVFALCPVVALAAEKAITRIDVFPPDVQLTTNRDRQSFIVVATRSDDVTLDVTSEAKVAVANPALVKLEGATYFPLADGATEATIEYGGFLAKQPISVAAAAQDRAVSFKLDVMPIFLRAGCNTGSCHGAARGKDGFRLSLFGYDPDGDHHRITHESSTRRINLASIEESLLIEKTIGAVPHTGGKRFEKDSEYCETLLRWLEAGAANDAGPVPAVTSVDIYPPHAVLEGEGTQQRFIARAKYADGTDRDVTHLAVFLSNNDNSAVIDQHGMVTAGARGEAFVMARFSTHTVGSQVLTLPKDLEYSPPSEAPANYIDELVNAKLNKVRVLPSAICGDETFLRRATLDIIGAVPTVEEYQAFVADADPQKRAKLIDRLLERKEFSEIWAMNWAELLMIRSTLTVSNKSAFLYYNWLTEQISNNVPLNKMVQDLISATGGTFKNPQTNFYQIETDTLKLAENVAQVFMGIRTQCAQCHNHPFDRWTVEDYYSFAAFFAQIGRKPGEDYREIMVFNSGAGEVNHLVTGKPMPPKFLGGAQPDVTGNDRRDVLAAWIASPDNPYFATSIANRVWAHFFGIGIVEQVDDIRISNPASNPELFQKLGDKFTSYNYDFKQLVRDICNSNAYQRSTEKNPSNETDTRNFASARLRRIKAENLLDCISQITETKDKFTGLPLGARATQIADGASSTYFLTTFGRSPRQTACACDVKTDPTLSQALHLLNGDTVQEKIRSGGLIKKMIDAGKTPPQIIEELCVRSLTRKPTPAETEKLLAVVTQSPDPQQGLEDVFWALLNSREFIFNH, from the coding sequence ATGACGATGAAAAACTTTCGGTTCCACAACTGCCATTGGGGCGGCGCTGTGCTTGGCGCCGTGTTCGCTCTTTGTCCCGTCGTGGCCCTGGCAGCGGAGAAAGCGATCACTCGAATCGACGTGTTTCCACCCGATGTGCAGCTCACCACCAATCGCGATCGTCAATCATTCATCGTGGTTGCGACTCGATCGGACGACGTAACGCTCGATGTGACTAGCGAGGCGAAAGTCGCGGTCGCCAACCCAGCGCTTGTGAAGCTCGAAGGCGCCACCTATTTTCCCCTCGCGGATGGCGCTACCGAGGCGACGATTGAATACGGTGGATTTTTGGCCAAGCAGCCCATCTCGGTCGCCGCCGCAGCGCAAGATCGAGCCGTTAGCTTCAAGCTGGACGTGATGCCGATATTCTTGCGCGCCGGCTGTAATACCGGCAGTTGCCATGGCGCGGCGCGCGGGAAGGACGGCTTCAGACTTTCGCTCTTTGGCTACGATCCTGACGGAGATCATCATCGAATTACGCACGAGAGCAGCACGCGTCGAATCAATCTCGCGAGCATTGAAGAGAGTTTGCTCATCGAGAAGACGATTGGCGCCGTGCCGCATACGGGTGGCAAGCGATTCGAGAAAGACAGCGAATACTGCGAGACGTTGCTGCGCTGGCTGGAAGCCGGCGCCGCCAACGATGCGGGTCCTGTGCCGGCGGTGACTAGCGTGGATATCTATCCGCCGCATGCGGTGTTGGAAGGTGAGGGGACGCAGCAGCGTTTCATCGCGCGGGCAAAATACGCCGATGGCACGGATCGCGATGTGACGCACTTAGCCGTGTTTCTTTCCAACAACGACAACTCGGCCGTCATCGACCAACATGGAATGGTGACCGCTGGCGCGCGAGGCGAGGCCTTTGTAATGGCGCGCTTCTCCACGCACACGGTCGGTAGCCAGGTGCTGACGTTGCCCAAGGACTTGGAGTATTCTCCGCCCAGCGAAGCGCCGGCTAACTACATCGACGAATTAGTGAACGCCAAACTGAACAAGGTTCGTGTATTGCCGAGCGCGATTTGCGGCGACGAAACCTTTTTACGCCGCGCGACGCTCGACATTATTGGCGCCGTGCCGACGGTTGAGGAATATCAAGCGTTTGTCGCCGACGCTGACCCGCAAAAGCGCGCCAAGCTGATTGATCGCTTGCTCGAACGCAAAGAGTTTAGCGAAATTTGGGCAATGAATTGGGCGGAATTGTTGATGATTCGTTCGACGCTGACGGTCAGCAACAAATCCGCGTTTCTGTATTACAACTGGCTGACCGAGCAGATCTCGAACAATGTGCCGCTGAACAAGATGGTGCAGGATCTGATTTCAGCGACCGGTGGCACATTCAAGAATCCGCAAACCAACTTCTATCAAATTGAGACCGACACACTGAAGTTGGCCGAGAATGTGGCGCAAGTGTTCATGGGTATCCGCACGCAATGCGCGCAGTGCCACAACCATCCGTTCGATCGCTGGACCGTGGAAGACTATTATAGCTTCGCGGCCTTTTTCGCTCAGATTGGACGCAAGCCCGGGGAAGACTACCGCGAGATCATGGTCTTCAATTCCGGGGCCGGCGAGGTGAACCATCTGGTGACCGGCAAGCCAATGCCCCCTAAGTTCTTGGGCGGAGCGCAGCCGGATGTAACCGGCAATGATCGGCGCGATGTGCTCGCCGCATGGATTGCTTCACCGGACAATCCCTATTTCGCGACCAGCATCGCGAACCGCGTGTGGGCGCATTTCTTCGGCATCGGCATCGTGGAGCAGGTCGATGACATTCGCATCAGTAATCCAGCGAGCAATCCGGAGTTGTTTCAAAAGCTCGGCGACAAGTTCACGAGCTACAACTACGACTTCAAGCAACTTGTGCGCGATATATGCAACTCGAACGCCTACCAGCGATCAACCGAGAAAAACCCGAGCAATGAAACAGATACGCGCAACTTTGCCAGCGCGCGTTTGCGTCGTATCAAGGCCGAAAACCTCTTGGATTGCATCAGCCAGATCACCGAAACCAAGGATAAATTCACTGGTCTGCCGCTTGGCGCGCGGGCCACGCAAATCGCCGATGGGGCCTCGTCGACCTATTTCTTGACGACCTTTGGACGATCGCCGCGTCAGACGGCGTGTGCATGCGACGTGAAGACCGACCCGACGCTGTCGCAGGCCTTGCATCTGCTCAACGGCGATACCGTTCAGGAAAAGATTCGCTCTGGCGGATTGATCAAGAAAATGATCGATGCCGGCAAGACTCCCCCGCAGATCATAGAGGAGCTTTGCGTGCGCAGCCTGACTCGAAAGCCAACGCCTGCGGAAACGGAAAAACTGTTGGCGGTTGTGACGCAATCGCCCGATCCGCAGCAAGGGTTAGAAGACGTCTTTTGGGCGCTGCTCAACTCACGCGAGTTTATTTTTAACCACTAG